In uncultured Cohaesibacter sp., a genomic segment contains:
- a CDS encoding succinylglutamate desuccinylase/aspartoacylase family protein yields MKDEIVSNLSAPSHGEESAFHQPVIRVRAGADPEAPHLATLSIGDWQVPCVVGCNGLVAPQLKREGDGCTPIGCFPLRYGFYDPAIFGDEPGAFAFPFKEKPANYNWSEEASGRLYNRFLLDMREEAPSRLGERLFDLFVPLGWNDATPALGGGSAIFLHAAREDFSGTAGCVAVAHEHLLELARRLEPGMVIDIAPADMVGVEDALALPLLADGPDVETLETVTFRSLRPGPKLLITGAVHGNEPCGTRAITRAIAAFKSGHLRLTRGSVTFVPVMNPLAWRRNQREGMRNLNRNFSEKTVPEDFEDRLCNVICPILRDHDVLIDLHSFTSEGEPLALFGPSDNDGVLEPFAHADAELALASAMGLGLMVHGWMEAFDKAIKARKKAAGAAAVRDTMPANLGVGTTEYMRFAGGYGITVECGNHNDPASAAVAWQCILNGLAHLDMINFSLPAERPKPRVYEMMDAILAEHADDRLVEKFTTGAEVREGQVIGHRASGEEIRAPYDGALIFSDISAAPNTELTFVCRKSQRFAG; encoded by the coding sequence ATGAAAGACGAAATCGTGAGCAATCTTTCTGCCCCATCGCATGGAGAGGAAAGTGCATTCCATCAACCTGTGATCCGGGTGCGGGCGGGCGCTGATCCGGAAGCGCCTCATCTTGCTACATTGTCGATTGGCGATTGGCAGGTGCCCTGTGTGGTGGGCTGCAACGGACTTGTCGCCCCGCAGTTGAAGCGAGAAGGCGACGGCTGCACCCCCATTGGCTGTTTCCCCCTGCGCTATGGCTTCTATGATCCGGCCATATTTGGCGATGAACCCGGCGCATTTGCCTTTCCCTTCAAGGAAAAGCCGGCAAATTACAACTGGAGTGAAGAGGCGTCCGGCAGGCTTTACAACCGGTTCCTGCTGGATATGCGTGAGGAGGCACCTTCGCGTCTGGGAGAGCGGCTGTTTGATCTCTTTGTGCCGCTTGGCTGGAATGATGCAACGCCAGCGCTCGGTGGCGGCAGTGCCATCTTTCTGCATGCGGCGCGCGAGGATTTCTCCGGCACGGCTGGCTGCGTCGCGGTTGCCCATGAGCATCTCCTCGAGCTGGCACGCCGCCTTGAGCCGGGCATGGTCATCGATATAGCGCCTGCTGACATGGTGGGCGTCGAAGATGCGCTCGCTTTGCCCTTGCTGGCGGATGGACCGGACGTGGAAACGCTCGAAACCGTGACATTCCGTTCGCTCCGTCCCGGCCCGAAGCTGTTGATCACCGGTGCCGTGCATGGCAATGAACCTTGTGGTACCCGGGCGATCACCCGCGCCATAGCCGCCTTCAAGTCCGGGCACCTGCGCCTGACGCGCGGTTCGGTGACCTTCGTGCCGGTGATGAATCCGCTCGCATGGCGCAGGAACCAGCGCGAAGGCATGCGCAACCTCAATCGCAACTTCTCGGAAAAGACCGTGCCGGAGGATTTCGAGGACCGCCTCTGCAATGTCATCTGCCCGATTCTCAGAGACCATGATGTTCTCATCGACCTGCATTCCTTCACCTCAGAAGGCGAGCCCCTTGCCCTGTTCGGGCCGTCTGACAATGATGGCGTGCTGGAGCCCTTCGCCCATGCGGATGCCGAACTGGCCCTTGCCAGTGCAATGGGGCTGGGCCTGATGGTGCATGGCTGGATGGAGGCCTTTGACAAGGCCATCAAGGCCCGCAAAAAGGCGGCGGGAGCCGCTGCGGTTCGCGATACCATGCCCGCCAATCTCGGCGTTGGAACGACTGAATACATGCGGTTTGCCGGTGGCTATGGCATCACCGTGGAATGTGGCAACCACAACGATCCGGCCTCCGCCGCGGTTGCCTGGCAGTGCATTCTCAACGGCCTTGCCCATCTCGACATGATCAACTTTTCCCTGCCAGCCGAACGTCCCAAGCCGCGTGTCTATGAAATGATGGATGCAATTCTGGCCGAGCATGCCGATGACCGGCTGGTGGAGAAATTCACTACCGGTGCCGAAGTCAGGGAGGGGCAGGTGATCGGTCACCGTGCTTCGGGTGAGGAAATCCGGGCACCCTATGATGGTGCTCTGATCTTTTCGGACATTTCCGCCGCGCCCAACACGGAACTGACCTTCGTTTGCCGCAAGAGCCAGCGCTTCGCCGGGTGA
- a CDS encoding VWA domain-containing protein, with the protein MRGMRLVILVVLWLVFAGLVGALGYLSLKACGIRFWGYGVSWCSVQELPDNGRLNDLQQQLHTLMQLTGEEAARCEPELPEPPKAQLPDTPPEPQTKPKTETLSEAPPVTDPTRQCLRPEDKGYIVLALDHSSSMALPSDIDSALATKLEKRMAAGGILGRAALLVYDGLKKKPGHKRLDALKESVAEVAGQLDPDTDIGVVAFSGFDDVFDMGNYSHDRRGRMIQKINQLSADQATAAAKALNLAVQKVKRNGGGRIILVSDGKDTCDGDPCAVARQNADIEIDVVSLGGGDALACVANATGGKWLEPRQLGRNLQDVLVDLGNKGARQECQ; encoded by the coding sequence ATGAGGGGTATGCGGTTGGTGATTCTCGTCGTTTTGTGGCTTGTATTCGCCGGTCTTGTCGGCGCGCTTGGCTATCTCTCCCTGAAGGCCTGCGGCATCCGTTTCTGGGGGTATGGCGTCAGTTGGTGTTCGGTGCAGGAGTTACCAGATAATGGCCGTCTGAATGACCTGCAACAGCAACTGCACACCCTCATGCAGTTGACCGGAGAGGAAGCGGCCCGTTGCGAACCGGAATTGCCCGAACCGCCCAAGGCACAACTGCCAGATACGCCGCCAGAACCACAGACAAAACCAAAGACAGAAACACTGTCGGAAGCACCACCGGTAACCGACCCAACCCGGCAATGCCTGCGCCCGGAGGACAAGGGCTATATCGTTCTTGCTCTTGATCATTCCTCCAGCATGGCATTGCCTTCGGATATCGACAGCGCTCTGGCCACGAAACTTGAAAAGCGCATGGCAGCCGGAGGGATTCTGGGCCGAGCCGCTTTGCTGGTCTATGACGGTCTCAAAAAGAAGCCGGGCCACAAGCGGCTTGATGCCCTCAAGGAATCGGTCGCTGAAGTTGCCGGGCAACTGGATCCGGACACGGACATCGGAGTGGTCGCCTTTTCCGGTTTCGATGACGTGTTTGATATGGGCAACTACTCCCACGACAGGCGTGGCCGCATGATCCAGAAGATCAACCAGCTGTCCGCCGACCAGGCGACAGCCGCAGCAAAGGCCCTGAATCTGGCCGTTCAGAAAGTCAAGCGCAACGGTGGCGGCCGCATCATTCTGGTTAGCGATGGCAAGGACACATGCGATGGCGATCCCTGTGCCGTTGCGCGACAGAACGCTGACATCGAAATTGATGTCGTCTCTCTTGGGGGCGGAGATGCGCTTGCCTGTGTGGCCAACGCAACAGGCGGCAAATGGCTGGAGCCTAGGCAATTGGGCCGGAACCTACAGGATGTGCTGGTCGATCTGGGCAACAAGGGGGCAAGGCAGGAGTGCCAGTAA